A portion of the Eubacterium maltosivorans genome contains these proteins:
- a CDS encoding TnpV protein, which translates to MENNLTYTRNGDYLIPDLSLSEQPEKPLGKYGRMRKAYLKEHRPLIYNQLLLTEKLYPHLLEIDETANSRLEQMMPQLAESAGATEELKARDPMRWVGLMNTCKAQAEEILLAELINS; encoded by the coding sequence ATGGAGAACAACCTGACTTACACGAGGAACGGCGATTACCTGATTCCCGACCTGAGCCTGAGCGAACAGCCGGAGAAGCCCCTAGGCAAGTACGGCAGGATGCGGAAAGCGTACCTGAAGGAACACCGGCCCCTGATCTACAACCAGCTGCTGCTGACCGAGAAGCTGTACCCGCACCTGCTGGAGATCGACGAGACGGCGAACAGCCGTCTGGAGCAGATGATGCCCCAGTTGGCGGAGTCGGCGGGCGCGACGGAGGAGCTGAAAGCCCGCGATCCGATGCGCTGGGTGGGCCTGATGAACACCTGCAAGGCCCAGGCGGAGGAGATTTTGCTGGCGGAGCTTATCAACAGCTAA
- a CDS encoding transposon-transfer assisting family protein, whose product MGNFTFEETNLLCIYNTGSRTGLIEALTEMCGELSPEEAELRELTDSALSKLRAMSDAEFAELELYPDFDE is encoded by the coding sequence ATGGGAAACTTCACTTTTGAGGAAACGAACCTGCTTTGTATCTACAACACCGGCAGCCGCACCGGGCTGATCGAAGCCCTGACGGAGATGTGCGGTGAGCTTTCGCCGGAGGAAGCCGAGCTGCGGGAGCTGACGGACAGCGCCCTCTCCAAGCTCCGGGCTATGAGCGACGCCGAGTTTGCCGAGCTGGAGCTGTACCCGGATTTCGACGAGTAA
- a CDS encoding SNF2-related protein has translation MVLYQMGDFFEIYGEDAKEAAPELGLQLVSRAIPVGGRVEMCGFPANRLEQYLEQLRAKHDVTVSATLEGSTQRREYSVLSIDHEAEQDISAHEAEYGADGFRAFRDEEAIQAATLRELHEQYKPIVLEAVTQDIRYRNACGHSDYENAVIEGNAAIRRAVLGSGNMGLLRLYSDTPEFRQRLHREVIDETYPKLHELLRPLSDNDIDKAIQDWNGKIESKHAVVRYMKDHARERDTAAWLAHEFDGGDGKTPFAIRPESPEGTALPWPKVQRRIAQLIKEDRFYTQVEQDNLDDVDPIAIREALAQRGIVDGHVVDPEKLDNDPFIQQVMRDVEAISRETTQADQPEQPSSGDSRVPVSDEEYAAARGTVRERTSYDPTVPPYNVGDIVYLDDLAHRITELRDDTVQLLPTGMSYPIYRAESRERFEQLLREDNRNDFYTEFLPANLDTVDQDLRDVLAHGLIGEADKAELSELLRNGKSNQEVALWLSRAYPNIVETMELETGETADYRTMPEGVELEVLDADEKRLAMLFFQWSEVAPLLRGMYARQLDGFGQERPEPAAEAPTFQSETVAVYPGHKNHLPYDVVVQTLRTNEPEPPTPVTEPEKTPDEVLDEHPVSIQVNGEWQTFPNVKAAEKASYEEYKANLRRTAENFRITDDHLGEGGPKAKFQANVEAIKLLKYLEETTGQATPEQQKILSRYVGWGGLADAFDPDKESWSKEYAQLKELLTPEEYAAARGSTLNAHYTSPTVIKAIYEAVGRMGFETGNILEPSCGVGNFFGMLPEEMRNSRLYGVELDSISGRIARQLYPKADITVAGFETTDRRDFYDLAIGNVPFGQYQVRDKAYDKLNFSIHNYFFAKALDQVRPGGVVAFVTSRYTMDAKDSTVRRYLAQRAELLGAIRLPNNAFKANAGTEVVSDIIFLQKRDRPLDIVPEWTQTGQTEDGFSINRYFLDHPEMVLGRQEPESTAHGMDYTVNPIEGLELADQLHDAVKYIRGTYQEAELPELGEGEAIDTSIPADPNVKNYSYTVVDGAVYFRENSRMVRPDLNATAEARIKGMVRLRDCVQELIDLQMDAATPDSDIREKQVELNQLYDDFSAKYGLINDRGNRLAFADDSSYYLLCALEVIDENGQLKHKADMFTKRTIKPHEAVTSVDTASEALAVSIAEKARVDMEYMEQLTGKTSDELAAELQGVIFRLPGPVPEGERPTYVTADEYLSGNVRRKLRQAQRAAQQDPAFAINVEALTAAQPKDLDASEIEVRLGATWIDKKYIQQFMYETFNTPNYLQRAIQVNYTSYTAEWQITGKSSVSENNVAAYTTYGTSRANAYKILEDSLNLRDVRIYDTVEDADGKERRVLNAKETTLAAQKQQAIRDAFRDWIWRDPERRQTLVRQYNEEMNSTRPREYDGSHITFGGMNPSITLRDHQLGAIAHVLYGGNTLLAHEVGAGKTFEMVAAAMESKRLGLCQKSLFVVPNHLTEQWASEFLRLYPSAKILVTTRKDFETHNRKKFCARIATGDYDAVIIGHSQFEKIPISRERQERLLYEQIDEITEGIAEVQASGGERFTVKQLERTRKSLEARLEKLQAESRKDDVVTFEQLGVDRLFVDEAHNYKNLFLYTKMRNVAGLSTSDAQKSSDMFAKCRYMDEITGSRGVIFATGTPVSNSMTELYTMQRYLQYDRLQELSMTHFDCWASRFGETTTALELAPEGTGYRARTRFSKFFNLPELMNLFKEVADIKTADQLHLPTPEVEYHNIVAQPTEQQQEMVKALSERASLVHSSTVDPSQDNMLKITSDGRKLGLDQRIINQALPDEPGTKVNQCVANIMQIWRDGEADKLTQLVFCDISTPQAAPSKKAAKALDNPTLHALEQAVPLEEPEPVFTIYEDIRQKLIAQGMPADQIAFIHEANTEVRKKELFAKVRTGQVRVLLGSTAKMGAGTNVQDRLVALHDLDCPWRPGDLAQRKGRIERQGNQNPLVHVYRYVTEGTFDAYLWQTVENKQKFISQIMTSKSPVRSCDDVDETALSFAEIKALCAGDPRIKERMDLDVEVSKLKLMKADHQSKQYRLEDQLLKYFPEEIEKHKGFIQGFEADLETLAAHPHPEDGFAGMEIRGDVLTDKENAGAALLDACKEVKGSEPVQIGSYRGFTMSVEFSAWKQEYTLLLKGQMTHRASLGTDPRGNLTRIDNALSQMPQRLEATKAQLDNLYQQQAAAKEEVGKPFSYEDDLRVKSARLVELDTLLNLDGKGRSQPESVIAKSARPSVLDSLKRPVPPRSPEKKPKQHEEVR, from the coding sequence ATGGTCCTGTATCAGATGGGCGATTTCTTCGAGATTTATGGCGAGGACGCCAAAGAAGCCGCGCCGGAGCTGGGATTGCAACTGGTCTCCCGTGCTATCCCTGTCGGTGGCCGTGTGGAAATGTGCGGGTTCCCGGCAAACCGGCTGGAGCAGTACCTGGAACAGCTCCGGGCCAAGCATGATGTGACGGTCTCCGCCACCCTGGAGGGCAGCACCCAGCGCCGGGAGTATTCCGTTCTTTCTATCGACCATGAGGCCGAACAGGACATCAGCGCCCATGAAGCGGAGTATGGTGCTGACGGGTTCCGGGCGTTCCGGGACGAAGAAGCCATCCAAGCCGCCACCCTCCGGGAGCTGCATGAGCAATACAAGCCCATCGTGCTGGAGGCTGTTACCCAGGACATCAGATACCGGAACGCCTGCGGTCACAGTGACTACGAGAACGCCGTGATCGAGGGCAACGCCGCTATTCGCCGTGCTGTCCTGGGGTCCGGTAATATGGGGCTGCTTCGCCTCTATTCTGACACCCCGGAGTTCCGGCAGCGCCTTCATCGGGAAGTCATAGACGAGACCTATCCCAAGCTCCATGAGCTGCTGCGCCCTCTCTCGGACAATGACATCGACAAGGCTATCCAGGACTGGAATGGCAAAATCGAGAGCAAACACGCCGTTGTCCGCTACATGAAAGACCATGCGCGAGAAAGAGACACCGCAGCATGGCTGGCCCATGAGTTTGACGGCGGCGATGGTAAAACCCCGTTTGCGATCCGCCCGGAAAGCCCCGAAGGAACGGCACTGCCCTGGCCCAAGGTGCAGCGCCGGATTGCCCAGCTCATCAAGGAGGATCGCTTCTACACCCAGGTCGAACAGGATAATCTGGACGATGTGGACCCCATCGCCATCCGGGAGGCCCTGGCCCAGCGCGGCATTGTGGACGGCCATGTGGTGGACCCGGAAAAGCTGGACAACGACCCCTTTATTCAGCAGGTCATGCGGGATGTGGAGGCCATATCCAGGGAGACCACTCAAGCCGACCAGCCGGAACAGCCTTCTTCCGGCGATTCGCGTGTTCCTGTGTCAGACGAAGAATATGCTGCGGCCCGTGGCACGGTCCGGGAACGGACTTCTTATGATCCAACAGTCCCTCCATACAATGTGGGGGATATTGTCTATCTGGATGACCTCGCCCACCGGATCACGGAGCTGCGGGATGACACGGTGCAGCTGCTGCCCACCGGCATGAGCTATCCCATCTACCGGGCTGAGAGCCGGGAACGGTTTGAGCAGCTTTTGCGGGAGGATAACCGCAATGACTTCTATACCGAGTTCCTGCCTGCAAATCTGGATACGGTGGACCAGGACCTGCGGGATGTGCTTGCCCATGGCCTGATTGGTGAAGCGGACAAGGCGGAGCTTTCCGAGCTTCTTCGCAACGGCAAGAGCAACCAGGAGGTGGCCCTGTGGCTGAGCCGGGCCTATCCCAACATCGTGGAAACGATGGAGCTGGAGACCGGCGAGACCGCCGATTACCGCACGATGCCGGAAGGTGTTGAACTGGAAGTGCTGGATGCAGATGAAAAGCGTCTGGCCATGCTGTTCTTCCAGTGGAGCGAGGTTGCGCCTTTGCTGCGCGGGATGTATGCCCGTCAGCTGGACGGTTTTGGGCAGGAACGCCCCGAACCGGCTGCCGAAGCTCCGACCTTCCAATCCGAGACTGTGGCTGTCTATCCGGGCCACAAGAACCATCTGCCCTATGATGTGGTTGTTCAGACCCTGAGAACCAATGAGCCGGAGCCTCCTACACCTGTCACCGAGCCGGAGAAAACCCCGGATGAAGTGCTGGACGAACACCCCGTTTCCATTCAGGTAAACGGCGAGTGGCAGACCTTCCCCAATGTCAAAGCTGCCGAGAAAGCCTCTTATGAGGAATACAAGGCCAATCTGCGCCGCACCGCCGAGAATTTCCGTATCACTGACGATCACCTGGGCGAAGGCGGCCCCAAGGCCAAGTTCCAGGCCAATGTCGAGGCAATCAAGCTGCTGAAATACCTGGAGGAAACCACTGGGCAGGCAACGCCGGAACAGCAGAAAATCCTTTCCCGGTATGTGGGTTGGGGCGGCCTTGCCGATGCCTTTGACCCCGACAAGGAAAGCTGGAGCAAGGAATATGCCCAGCTGAAGGAGCTGCTGACCCCAGAGGAATATGCCGCTGCCAGAGGTTCTACCCTCAACGCCCACTACACCAGCCCTACGGTCATCAAAGCGATTTACGAGGCTGTGGGCCGTATGGGATTTGAGACCGGCAACATCCTGGAGCCGTCCTGTGGTGTGGGCAATTTCTTCGGTATGCTGCCGGAGGAAATGCGAAACAGCCGTCTTTACGGCGTGGAGCTGGATTCCATCAGCGGGCGTATTGCCCGGCAGCTCTATCCCAAGGCCGACATCACCGTGGCCGGTTTTGAAACCACCGACAGGCGGGACTTCTATGACCTTGCCATCGGCAATGTACCTTTCGGCCAGTATCAGGTTCGGGACAAAGCCTACGACAAGCTGAATTTCAGCATTCACAACTACTTTTTTGCCAAGGCGTTGGACCAGGTGCGTCCTGGTGGCGTGGTGGCCTTTGTCACCAGCCGCTATACGATGGACGCCAAAGATTCCACCGTGCGCCGGTATCTTGCCCAGCGCGCCGAGCTGCTGGGGGCTATCCGTCTGCCCAACAATGCGTTCAAGGCCAATGCCGGGACCGAGGTTGTATCGGACATCATCTTCCTCCAAAAGCGAGATCGCCCGCTGGACATTGTACCGGAGTGGACGCAGACCGGGCAGACCGAGGACGGCTTTTCCATCAACCGCTATTTCCTGGACCACCCGGAAATGGTGCTGGGCCGACAGGAACCAGAAAGCACCGCTCACGGCATGGACTACACCGTGAACCCCATTGAGGGGCTGGAGCTGGCCGATCAGCTGCACGATGCTGTGAAGTACATTCGCGGCACCTACCAGGAGGCCGAGCTGCCGGAGCTGGGCGAAGGCGAAGCCATCGACACCTCTATCCCCGCTGACCCCAATGTGAAGAACTACTCCTATACCGTGGTGGACGGAGCTGTGTATTTCCGGGAGAACAGCCGCATGGTGCGCCCCGATCTCAACGCCACCGCCGAGGCCCGCATTAAAGGCATGGTGAGGCTGCGGGATTGTGTCCAGGAACTGATCGACCTGCAAATGGACGCAGCTACACCGGACAGCGACATTCGTGAGAAACAGGTGGAGCTGAACCAGCTCTATGACGATTTTTCCGCCAAGTACGGCCTTATCAATGACCGGGGGAACCGGCTGGCCTTTGCTGATGATTCCAGCTACTATCTGCTCTGCGCGCTGGAAGTCATTGACGAGAATGGCCAACTGAAGCACAAAGCAGATATGTTCACAAAGCGGACCATCAAGCCCCATGAGGCGGTGACTTCCGTGGACACCGCAAGCGAAGCTCTGGCCGTATCCATCGCGGAAAAGGCCCGTGTGGACATGGAGTATATGGAACAGCTCACCGGCAAGACCAGTGACGAGCTGGCCGCCGAGCTGCAAGGCGTGATCTTCCGTCTGCCTGGGCCTGTGCCGGAGGGAGAACGGCCCACCTATGTGACCGCCGACGAATACCTTTCCGGCAATGTTCGGCGCAAGCTCCGTCAGGCACAGCGAGCCGCACAGCAGGACCCGGCCTTTGCCATCAATGTGGAGGCCCTGACCGCCGCCCAGCCCAAAGACCTGGACGCTTCGGAGATCGAGGTGCGCCTGGGCGCTACCTGGATTGACAAGAAGTACATCCAGCAGTTCATGTATGAGACTTTCAACACCCCGAACTACCTTCAACGCGCCATCCAGGTCAACTATACCTCCTATACCGCCGAGTGGCAGATCACGGGCAAAAGCTCTGTCTCCGAAAACAATGTGGCGGCCTACACCACTTACGGAACCAGCCGTGCCAACGCCTACAAGATTCTGGAGGACAGCCTGAACCTGCGGGATGTCCGCATTTACGACACCGTGGAGGACGCAGACGGCAAGGAACGCCGGGTGCTGAACGCCAAGGAGACCACTCTGGCCGCCCAAAAGCAGCAGGCTATCCGGGACGCTTTCCGTGATTGGATTTGGAGGGACCCGGAGCGCCGCCAGACCCTGGTGCGCCAGTACAACGAGGAAATGAACTCCACCCGGCCCCGTGAATACGACGGGTCCCACATCACCTTTGGCGGCATGAACCCGTCCATTACCCTGCGGGATCACCAGCTGGGTGCTATTGCTCATGTGCTGTATGGCGGCAATACGCTATTGGCACACGAGGTAGGCGCTGGCAAAACTTTTGAGATGGTGGCCGCTGCGATGGAATCCAAGCGCCTGGGGCTATGCCAGAAGTCCCTCTTTGTGGTGCCGAACCACCTGACAGAACAGTGGGCATCGGAGTTTCTGCGGCTTTATCCCTCTGCAAAAATCCTGGTCACGACCCGCAAGGATTTTGAGACCCACAACCGCAAAAAATTCTGTGCCAGAATTGCCACCGGAGACTACGATGCCGTTATCATCGGACATTCGCAGTTTGAAAAAATCCCCATCAGCCGGGAGCGCCAGGAACGGCTCCTCTACGAGCAGATCGACGAGATCACCGAGGGTATTGCCGAGGTGCAGGCCAGCGGCGGTGAGCGTTTCACGGTCAAACAGCTGGAACGGACCCGCAAATCCCTAGAGGCCAGACTGGAAAAGCTCCAGGCCGAGAGCCGCAAGGACGATGTGGTGACTTTTGAGCAGCTTGGCGTGGACAGGTTATTTGTCGATGAAGCTCATAACTACAAAAATTTGTTCCTTTACACAAAAATGAGGAATGTGGCGGGCCTCTCCACCAGCGATGCCCAAAAGTCCAGCGATATGTTCGCCAAGTGTCGCTACATGGACGAGATCACCGGCAGCCGAGGGGTTATCTTTGCCACCGGCACCCCGGTCAGCAACTCCATGACTGAACTTTACACCATGCAAAGATACCTCCAATATGACCGCTTGCAGGAACTGAGTATGACCCACTTTGACTGCTGGGCGTCGCGCTTTGGTGAAACGACGACGGCGCTGGAGCTGGCACCGGAAGGCACCGGCTACCGGGCGCGCACCCGCTTCTCCAAGTTTTTCAATCTCCCGGAGCTGATGAACCTGTTCAAAGAGGTGGCGGACATTAAAACCGCCGATCAGCTTCATCTGCCCACCCCGGAGGTAGAATACCACAACATCGTGGCCCAGCCCACCGAGCAGCAGCAGGAAATGGTGAAGGCGCTATCCGAGCGTGCTTCCCTGGTACACAGCAGCACGGTGGACCCCTCCCAGGACAATATGCTCAAGATCACCAGCGATGGCCGCAAGCTGGGGCTGGACCAGCGCATTATCAATCAGGCGCTGCCGGACGAACCTGGCACCAAGGTCAACCAATGTGTCGCAAACATCATGCAGATCTGGCGGGACGGCGAGGCTGACAAGCTGACCCAGCTGGTGTTCTGCGATATTTCCACGCCCCAGGCGGCCCCTTCCAAAAAGGCAGCCAAGGCGCTGGACAACCCCACGCTCCATGCGCTGGAACAGGCTGTGCCGCTGGAAGAGCCGGAGCCGGTCTTTACCATCTACGAGGACATCCGGCAAAAGCTCATCGCCCAGGGGATGCCCGCCGATCAGATCGCCTTTATCCATGAGGCCAACACCGAAGTGAGGAAAAAGGAGCTGTTCGCTAAGGTCCGCACCGGCCAGGTGCGCGTCTTGCTGGGCAGCACCGCCAAGATGGGCGCTGGCACCAATGTGCAGGACCGGCTTGTGGCGCTCCATGACCTGGACTGCCCGTGGCGGCCGGGAGACCTTGCACAGCGCAAGGGCCGTATCGAGCGCCAGGGCAACCAAAATCCCCTGGTCCATGTGTACCGCTATGTGACTGAGGGAACCTTTGACGCCTATTTGTGGCAGACGGTGGAGAACAAACAGAAATTCATCAGCCAGATTATGACTTCCAAATCGCCGGTGAGAAGCTGCGACGATGTGGACGAAACGGCATTATCCTTTGCCGAGATCAAGGCCCTGTGCGCCGGAGACCCCCGTATCAAGGAGCGCATGGACCTGGATGTGGAGGTCTCCAAGCTGAAGCTGATGAAAGCTGACCACCAGAGCAAGCAGTATCGTCTGGAGGACCAGCTGCTGAAATACTTCCCGGAGGAAATTGAAAAGCACAAGGGCTTTATCCAGGGGTTTGAGGCAGACCTGGAGACCCTGGCCGCCCATCCTCACCCGGAGGATGGCTTTGCCGGTATGGAAATCCGGGGCGATGTGCTGACCGACAAAGAAAACGCCGGTGCAGCTCTGCTGGACGCCTGTAAGGAGGTCAAAGGCTCGGAGCCTGTGCAGATCGGCAGCTACCGGGGCTTCACTATGTCCGTGGAGTTTTCAGCCTGGAAACAGGAATATACGCTCCTGCTGAAAGGCCAGATGACCCACCGGGCAAGCCTCGGCACAGACCCACGCGGCAACCTGACCCGCATTGACAATGCGCTCTCTCAAATGCCCCAGCGCCTGGAGGCGACCAAGGCCCAACTGGACAATCTGTACCAGCAGCAGGCCGCCGCCAAGGAGGAAGTGGGCAAGCCTTTCTCTTATGAGGATGATCTGCGGGTAAAGTCCGCCCGTCTGGTGGAGCTGGACACGCTTCTGAATCTGGACGGCAAGGGCCGCTCTCAGCCGGAGTCCGTGATTGCCAAGAGCGCACGGCCCTCGGTGCTGGACAGCTTGAAGCGTCCGGTGCCGCCCCGCAGCCCCGAAAAGAAACCGAAACAGCATGAGGAGGT
- a CDS encoding LPD16 domain-containing protein — protein MAESVFEAVKQSVAVREAAQMYGIEVNRSGMACCPFHDDKNPSMKLNEEYFYCFGCGATGDVIDFTARLYNLSPKEAAEKLAQDFGLAYDSQAPPRRRYVRRKSEAQKFKEDRDHAFRVLADYFHLLRKWETDYTPKTPEENPHPRFMEAIQKKDYVGYLLDFFLEDTPDEQRLWIAEHQSEIANLERRVKIMADKPTNRERLQEITAGIEQGIKELFESEKYMRYLSVMSKFHRYSVNNTMLIYMQRPDATLVAGFNKWKNQFERHVKKGEHGITIIAPTPYKKKIEEMKRDPDTHAPILDADGKAVMEEKEIEIPMFRPVKVFDVSQTDGKPLPELASSLSGTVPHYEAFMEALRRSAPVPIEFEPMAGNMDGYFSSEQQRIAIREGMSEVQTVSAAVHETAHSKLHDPKKYEIEQSWKVVMDSGGGTVRDFQSGFATEVEAEQFATEMGWRFVDENRFEWRLEVQEDLTAVKQAAKNRNTEEVEAESISYAVCQYFGIQTGENSFGYIASWSKDKELKELRASLETINKTSCELINDIERNYKEICKERGIDLTAAPEPEQTCPQAAEEVSQPSAEYQEALLVLDDATYLHVQPCDTGWDYTLYDVATMKQMDGGQLDGPDMGRSAAVSHICKDLGLGDKSIKYAPLSMIETLYEQASQQTAEAAAALLPDAQEQALDEYPMPDPVLTQDDLEKCGCLDSDLLPLSKERAYELMERDLTVYIIQEGENPVMAFDTADLDAHDGIFAMPREEWEESPEFDKLVKDRMAHQEEREQAFLSHKGDCFAIYQVKHTDELRDIRYEGLEWLQSIGQTVQRDNYELVYTAPLLPSDLKGDTAEQLFYRFNNEHPADYRHPSMSVSDIVAIKRDGKVSCHYCDSFGFEQVPGFLPDNPLKNAEMVVEDDYGMIDGIINNGPKEPTVAQLEQQARSGQPISFMDLAAAAHREEREKKKSVMEQLKSQPKAEHKKTAPKKSAEREI, from the coding sequence TGCGGAGCCACCGGTGATGTAATCGACTTCACAGCGAGGCTCTACAATCTGTCCCCCAAAGAGGCCGCCGAGAAGCTGGCCCAAGATTTTGGCCTGGCTTATGACAGTCAGGCCCCTCCCCGGAGGCGCTATGTCCGGCGGAAATCCGAGGCCCAGAAATTCAAGGAGGACCGGGACCATGCCTTTCGTGTCCTGGCCGACTACTTTCATTTGCTCCGCAAGTGGGAAACGGACTACACACCCAAAACACCGGAGGAAAATCCACATCCCCGATTCATGGAGGCAATCCAGAAAAAAGACTATGTGGGCTATCTGCTGGATTTTTTCCTGGAGGATACCCCTGATGAACAAAGACTGTGGATTGCCGAACATCAATCAGAAATCGCCAATTTGGAAAGGAGAGTGAAAATCATGGCTGATAAGCCCACCAACCGGGAGCGGTTGCAGGAAATCACGGCGGGTATTGAACAGGGTATCAAGGAGCTGTTCGAGAGTGAAAAATATATGCGCTACCTGTCCGTCATGTCCAAGTTCCATCGCTACTCCGTCAACAACACCATGCTCATCTATATGCAGCGCCCGGACGCCACCCTGGTGGCCGGGTTCAACAAGTGGAAAAACCAATTTGAGCGCCATGTGAAAAAGGGCGAGCATGGTATCACCATCATCGCCCCCACGCCCTACAAAAAGAAAATCGAGGAAATGAAGCGTGACCCGGATACCCATGCACCCATCCTGGACGCGGATGGCAAGGCCGTCATGGAGGAAAAGGAAATCGAAATCCCCATGTTCCGCCCGGTCAAGGTGTTCGATGTGAGCCAGACGGACGGCAAGCCTCTGCCGGAACTGGCCTCCAGCCTGTCCGGGACGGTGCCACATTATGAGGCGTTCATGGAAGCTCTGCGCCGCTCTGCCCCGGTCCCCATCGAGTTTGAGCCGATGGCTGGCAACATGGACGGCTACTTTTCCTCCGAGCAGCAGCGGATCGCCATCCGGGAAGGCATGAGCGAGGTGCAGACTGTTTCCGCCGCTGTCCATGAGACCGCACACAGCAAGCTCCACGACCCGAAAAAATATGAAATCGAGCAGTCCTGGAAAGTTGTCATGGATAGCGGTGGAGGCACAGTAAGAGATTTTCAATCTGGATTTGCAACTGAGGTCGAGGCAGAACAGTTTGCTACCGAAATGGGCTGGCGCTTTGTGGACGAGAATCGGTTTGAGTGGCGGCTGGAGGTGCAGGAAGATCTGACGGCGGTGAAACAAGCCGCTAAGAACCGCAACACCGAGGAAGTGGAGGCCGAGAGCATTTCCTATGCGGTCTGCCAGTATTTCGGCATCCAGACCGGTGAAAACAGCTTTGGCTACATCGCTTCCTGGTCCAAGGACAAGGAGCTGAAGGAGCTGCGGGCCAGCCTGGAGACCATCAACAAGACTTCCTGTGAGCTGATTAACGACATCGAGCGCAACTACAAGGAAATCTGCAAGGAGCGCGGCATTGACCTGACTGCCGCCCCGGAGCCGGAGCAGACATGCCCGCAGGCTGCGGAAGAAGTATCTCAGCCCAGCGCCGAGTACCAGGAGGCCCTGCTGGTGTTGGATGATGCCACATATCTTCATGTTCAGCCCTGCGATACCGGCTGGGACTACACGCTCTACGATGTGGCAACTATGAAGCAGATGGACGGCGGCCAGCTGGATGGACCGGACATGGGCCGTTCCGCAGCGGTCAGCCACATCTGCAAGGACCTGGGGCTGGGTGACAAATCCATCAAGTATGCGCCGCTGTCCATGATCGAGACTTTGTATGAACAGGCCAGCCAGCAGACCGCAGAAGCCGCAGCCGCCCTGCTACCGGATGCTCAGGAACAGGCGCTGGACGAATATCCCATGCCGGACCCGGTTCTGACCCAGGACGATCTGGAGAAATGCGGCTGCCTGGACAGCGATCTTTTGCCCCTCTCCAAAGAGAGAGCCTATGAGCTGATGGAGCGTGACCTGACCGTTTACATTATCCAGGAGGGCGAAAATCCGGTGATGGCCTTTGACACCGCTGACCTGGATGCCCATGACGGTATCTTTGCCATGCCCCGCGAGGAATGGGAGGAAAGCCCGGAGTTTGATAAGCTGGTCAAGGACCGCATGGCCCACCAGGAGGAACGGGAGCAGGCGTTTCTCTCCCACAAGGGGGACTGCTTCGCTATTTATCAGGTGAAGCACACCGACGAGCTGCGGGACATCCGCTATGAGGGCCTGGAATGGCTCCAGTCCATCGGGCAGACGGTGCAGCGGGACAACTATGAGTTGGTCTACACCGCTCCGCTGCTGCCCTCCGATCTGAAAGGCGATACCGCCGAACAGCTCTTTTACCGCTTCAACAATGAACATCCCGCCGATTACCGCCATCCGTCCATGAGCGTAAGCGACATCGTTGCCATTAAGCGGGATGGCAAGGTATCCTGTCATTACTGCGACAGCTTCGGCTTTGAGCAGGTTCCCGGATTCCTGCCGGACAATCCGCTGAAAAATGCGGAAATGGTCGTGGAGGATGACTACGGTATGATCGACGGCATCATCAACAACGGACCCAAGGAGCCGACAGTGGCCCAGCTGGAACAGCAGGCCCGCAGCGGCCAGCCGATTTCTTTCATGGATTTGGCTGCCGCCGCCCACCGGGAGGAACGGGAAAAGAAAAAGTCCGTCATGGAGCAGCTGAAAAGCCAGCCCAAGGCGGAACACAAAAAGACAGCGCCCAAAAAGAGCGCGGAAAGGGAGATTTGA